One genomic region from Cellulomonas fengjieae encodes:
- a CDS encoding NADPH-dependent F420 reductase, whose protein sequence is MTTIGFIGAGHIGGTLAQLAITHGYDVVVSNSRGPETLTDLVHQLGDSARAATAAEAAQAGDVVVVSIPTKNIAEVPVEPLAGKVVIDTNNYYPQRDGQIAALDDESTTVSELLQAHLPESHVVKAFNHIMFSDLASEGVPAGTPDRRRALAVAGDSQDARTAVAQLVDELGFEPVDVGPLSEGWRYQRDTEAYVRRYDADGLRAALSKAVRYRDM, encoded by the coding sequence ATGACCACCATCGGATTCATCGGCGCAGGCCACATCGGCGGCACGCTCGCCCAGCTCGCCATCACCCACGGCTACGACGTCGTCGTCAGCAACTCCCGTGGCCCGGAGACCCTCACCGACCTCGTGCACCAGCTCGGTGACAGCGCCCGCGCGGCCACGGCGGCGGAGGCCGCGCAGGCCGGGGACGTCGTCGTGGTGAGCATCCCCACCAAGAACATCGCCGAGGTCCCGGTCGAGCCCCTGGCCGGCAAGGTCGTCATCGACACCAACAACTACTACCCCCAGCGCGACGGCCAGATCGCCGCGCTCGACGACGAGTCGACGACGGTGTCGGAGCTCCTCCAGGCCCACCTGCCCGAGTCGCACGTGGTCAAGGCGTTCAACCACATCATGTTCAGCGACCTCGCCTCGGAGGGCGTGCCCGCCGGCACCCCGGACCGCCGCCGCGCCCTGGCGGTGGCGGGCGACTCGCAGGACGCCCGCACCGCGGTGGCACAGCTGGTCGACGAGCTGGGCTTCGAGCCGGTCGACGTCGGACCGCTGTCCGAGGGCTGGCGCTACCAGCGCGACACCGAGGCGTACGTCCGGCGCTACGACGCGGACGGCCTGCGCGCCGCGTTGTCCAAGGCCGTGCGCTACCGCGACATGTGA
- a CDS encoding helix-hairpin-helix domain-containing protein, protein MIAVDDLRRWALALPEATEKPHARLVGFRVADVGFARVDERRGVALLDVDPSRDRSEAGLRPLTKGSTEVDLAVADPRLTEQLVAEAWRFRAPAAVADAHPYVGAPPGGALPKAIGRAATGALHAAGLTTLDAVRAADLDAVLRLHGVGPKAVRILRELLA, encoded by the coding sequence ATGATCGCCGTCGACGACCTCCGGCGGTGGGCCCTGGCGCTCCCGGAGGCGACCGAGAAGCCGCACGCCCGCCTCGTCGGGTTCCGCGTCGCCGACGTCGGCTTCGCCCGGGTCGATGAGCGCCGCGGGGTCGCTTTGCTCGACGTCGACCCGTCACGCGACCGGTCGGAGGCGGGCCTGCGACCGCTGACGAAGGGCTCCACCGAGGTCGACCTGGCGGTCGCGGACCCGCGACTGACGGAGCAGCTCGTGGCCGAGGCGTGGCGGTTCCGAGCCCCGGCCGCGGTCGCGGATGCGCACCCCTACGTCGGCGCCCCGCCCGGCGGCGCGCTGCCGAAGGCGATCGGCAGAGCCGCGACCGGTGCGCTGCACGCGGCGGGCCTCACCACGCTCGACGCCGTCCGGGCGGCGGACCTCGACGCCGTGCTCCGCCTGCACGGCGTCGGCCCGAAGGCCGTCAGGATCCTGCGCGAGCTGCTGGCCTGA
- a CDS encoding ArsR/SmtB family transcription factor, whose protein sequence is MALDLLPAACCTPATRAALTEQAAADLSQSLKALADPTRLRLLSLIAAHDGAEACVCDLTEPVGLSQPTVSHHLKVLVDAGLVTRDKRGVWAYYSLTPGALDAVTHQLGTHLTAGTTA, encoded by the coding sequence ATGGCTCTGGACCTCCTGCCCGCCGCCTGCTGCACGCCGGCCACCCGCGCCGCGCTGACGGAGCAGGCCGCAGCCGACCTCTCCCAGTCGCTCAAGGCCCTGGCCGACCCGACCCGCCTGCGCCTGCTGTCCCTCATCGCGGCGCACGACGGCGCCGAGGCGTGCGTCTGCGACCTGACCGAGCCGGTGGGGCTCAGCCAGCCGACGGTCTCGCACCACCTGAAGGTGCTGGTCGACGCCGGGCTGGTCACGCGGGACAAGCGCGGGGTGTGGGCCTACTACTCGCTGACACCGGGGGCGCTCGACGCGGTCACGCACCAGCTCGGCACGCACCTGACCGCCGGCACGACCGCATGA
- a CDS encoding YqjF family protein: MEPIRRVAPPLPGRAVLAQDWVRVTFLHWRVPAHVVAPLLPPNTRPDEFDGTSWVGLVAFQVPRTSLVPGPVLPYVGEYPEINVRLYTVDDEGRRAVLFLSLEASRVLTVLTARATVHVPYQWARMSIRRDGDALAYRSARLTGDRSSSHLVVRPSSEPVADDPLADFLTARWALHTPLWGRTRYVRMEHEPWPLRRASLVSLDDELVAAAGLAGVATRPPDSVLYSPGVHARFAGTVRPAARAGS, encoded by the coding sequence GTGGAGCCCATCCGGCGCGTCGCGCCTCCCCTGCCCGGGCGTGCGGTGCTGGCGCAGGACTGGGTGCGGGTCACCTTCCTGCACTGGCGGGTGCCGGCCCACGTCGTCGCACCGCTGCTGCCCCCGAACACCCGACCCGACGAGTTCGACGGCACGTCCTGGGTGGGCCTGGTCGCGTTCCAGGTCCCCCGGACCAGCCTCGTCCCCGGGCCGGTGCTGCCGTACGTCGGCGAGTACCCCGAGATCAACGTCCGGCTGTACACGGTCGACGACGAGGGCCGGCGGGCAGTCCTGTTCCTGTCCCTGGAGGCCTCACGCGTGCTGACGGTGCTGACCGCGCGGGCGACCGTGCACGTGCCGTACCAGTGGGCGCGGATGTCGATCCGTCGCGACGGTGACGCCCTCGCCTACCGCTCGGCGCGCCTGACGGGCGACCGGTCCTCGTCGCACCTCGTCGTCCGGCCCTCGTCGGAGCCCGTCGCCGACGACCCGCTGGCCGACTTCCTCACCGCGCGGTGGGCGCTGCACACGCCGCTGTGGGGCCGCACGCGGTACGTGCGCATGGAGCACGAGCCGTGGCCGCTGCGTCGCGCGTCACTGGTGTCGCTGGACGACGAGCTCGTCGCGGCGGCCGGCCTGGCCGGTGTCGCGACGAGGCCGCCGGACTCGGTGCTCTACTCGCCGGGCGTGCACGCGCGGTTCGCCGGGACGGTCAGGCCAGCAGCTCGCGCAGGATCCTGA
- a CDS encoding PadR family transcriptional regulator, with protein MRHPFASDSTDPAARGRNRRRRGDFPEAPYEEGFDPRRGGPRGVFPHEPHEHGEHHGHGGHRGFGPGGPRGFGGPGFGPGFGPGGRGRGPGRRAGRGDIRAAILLLLAEEPMHGYQLIQQISERSGGTWRPSPGAIYPALNLLEDEGLVTITAESGRKMATLTEAGGTYVTEHAEQLGSPWEDAASRPTSPGRALRGAVEALGAAAHQVARTGTDEQATKALEVIDRARRDLYLILAGDPTPTPGD; from the coding sequence ATGCGACACCCGTTTGCATCCGACAGCACCGACCCGGCCGCCCGCGGCCGCAACCGTCGCCGACGCGGCGACTTCCCCGAAGCCCCCTACGAGGAGGGCTTCGACCCCCGACGCGGCGGCCCCCGCGGCGTCTTCCCGCACGAGCCCCACGAGCACGGCGAGCACCACGGGCACGGCGGGCACCGCGGCTTCGGCCCTGGCGGTCCGCGTGGCTTCGGGGGACCGGGTTTCGGTCCGGGCTTCGGTCCGGGTGGCCGCGGTCGCGGTCCCGGCCGCCGCGCCGGTCGCGGTGACATCCGTGCGGCGATCCTCCTGCTGCTTGCCGAGGAGCCGATGCACGGCTACCAGCTGATCCAGCAGATCAGCGAGCGGTCGGGCGGCACGTGGCGGCCGAGCCCCGGGGCCATCTACCCCGCGCTCAACCTGCTCGAGGACGAGGGCCTGGTGACCATCACCGCCGAGTCCGGCCGCAAGATGGCCACGCTGACCGAGGCCGGTGGCACCTACGTCACCGAGCACGCCGAGCAGCTGGGCAGCCCGTGGGAGGACGCCGCGAGCCGGCCGACCTCGCCGGGACGCGCCCTGCGCGGAGCCGTGGAGGCCCTCGGCGCGGCGGCTCACCAGGTCGCCCGCACCGGCACGGACGAGCAGGCGACGAAGGCGCTCGAGGTCATCGACCGTGCGCGCCGCGACCTCTACCTGATCCTCGCCGGAGATCCCACGCCGACGCCCGGGGACTGA
- a CDS encoding alpha/beta fold hydrolase, translating into MAPELVARGALRLWCRPARPAHRAVIPGGTPLRIGQMVGQVWGDGPTVVLVHGWGGHRGQLASLVGPLVAAGLRVVAYDAPSHGDSGPGDLGRRRTTLPEMMSALDRVVADQGPVRAVVGHSMGAAASALAVLDGTPVQRLVLVTPLADPSTYTVGFARTLGFGERTRHRFVARMEALAGRRLAELDVPVRAANADVPLPPTLVLSDRDDKEADHADGARIARAWPGAELVMSEGLGHRRILRDAETIKRIVAHVAQERHMSR; encoded by the coding sequence ATGGCACCCGAGCTGGTCGCCCGCGGCGCGCTGCGGCTCTGGTGCCGCCCCGCGCGCCCGGCGCACCGGGCGGTGATCCCCGGCGGGACCCCGTTGCGGATCGGGCAGATGGTCGGTCAGGTGTGGGGCGACGGGCCGACCGTGGTGCTGGTGCACGGCTGGGGCGGCCACCGCGGGCAGCTCGCGTCGTTGGTGGGTCCCCTGGTGGCTGCCGGCCTGCGGGTGGTCGCCTACGACGCACCCAGCCACGGTGACTCCGGCCCGGGGGACCTCGGGCGTCGGCGTACCACCCTGCCGGAGATGATGTCGGCGCTCGACCGGGTCGTCGCCGACCAGGGCCCCGTACGGGCGGTCGTCGGCCACTCGATGGGGGCGGCGGCGAGCGCGCTCGCGGTCCTGGACGGCACGCCGGTGCAGCGCCTGGTGCTGGTCACGCCCCTGGCCGACCCGTCCACCTACACCGTCGGTTTCGCCCGCACGCTCGGGTTCGGCGAGCGGACCCGGCACCGGTTCGTCGCGCGGATGGAGGCGCTCGCCGGCCGCCGGCTCGCCGAGCTCGACGTCCCCGTGCGGGCCGCCAACGCGGACGTGCCGCTGCCACCGACGCTCGTGCTGAGCGACCGCGACGACAAGGAGGCCGACCACGCCGACGGCGCCCGGATCGCGCGCGCCTGGCCCGGAGCGGAGCTGGTGATGAGCGAGGGGCTCGGGCACCGGCGCATCCTGCGCGACGCGGAGACGATCAAGCGGATCGTCGCCCACGTCGCGCAGGAGCGTCACATGTCGCGGTAG
- the arsM gene encoding arsenite methyltransferase — MDEVREQVRQRYALAAVQGGDEGCCGGGSCAPDAIVVDDKFGAGLYDAADAVSIPAEALAASLGCGNPLAVADLAPGERVLDLGSGGGIDVLLSARRVGPEGFAYGVDMTDEMLDLARANAAKAGATNVEFRKGTIEDLPLPDASVDVVISNCVVNLSTDKPAVLSEVYRVLVPGGRVGISDVVAEDHLSPEQRAERGSYVGCIAGALSRAEYLDGLSRAGFADAEVTFTHEVADGMHGAVVRARKPVTERP; from the coding sequence ATGGACGAGGTGCGCGAGCAGGTACGGCAGCGGTACGCGCTGGCGGCGGTGCAGGGCGGCGACGAGGGATGTTGCGGCGGCGGATCGTGCGCGCCCGACGCGATCGTCGTCGACGACAAGTTCGGTGCCGGCCTCTACGACGCTGCCGACGCGGTCAGCATCCCGGCCGAGGCGCTGGCGGCCTCGCTCGGCTGCGGCAACCCGCTGGCGGTCGCGGACCTCGCCCCGGGCGAGCGGGTGCTCGACCTGGGCTCCGGCGGCGGGATCGACGTGCTGCTGTCCGCCCGCCGGGTCGGGCCCGAGGGGTTCGCCTACGGCGTGGACATGACCGACGAGATGCTCGACCTGGCCCGCGCGAACGCGGCGAAGGCCGGGGCGACGAACGTGGAGTTCCGCAAGGGCACCATCGAGGACCTGCCGCTGCCCGACGCGTCGGTCGACGTCGTGATCTCCAACTGCGTGGTCAACCTCTCCACGGACAAGCCGGCCGTCCTGTCGGAGGTCTACCGGGTGCTCGTCCCGGGCGGCCGGGTGGGCATCTCCGACGTCGTCGCCGAGGACCACCTGAGCCCCGAGCAGCGGGCCGAGCGCGGCTCCTACGTCGGCTGCATCGCCGGCGCCCTGTCCCGGGCCGAGTACCTCGACGGCCTGTCCCGGGCCGGGTTCGCCGACGCCGAGGTCACGTTCACCCACGAGGTGGCGGACGGCATGCACGGCGCCGTGGTCCGCGCGCGCAAGCCGGTCACGGAGCGCCCGTAG
- a CDS encoding SAM-dependent methyltransferase encodes MDALRHHTIREQSHRILDPFTDEQLATLGRALRLPPGATLLDLACGKGELLCTWARDHGTVGTGVDLNPAFVAAARERAAELGVDVTFVEGDAGGYVVTPPVDVAACVGATWIGGGLLGTLDLLARSLTPGGIALVGEPFWRCDPPEAARAIGDFRTLPGLVAAVQDAGWDVVEMVLADEDSWDRYVAAQWLNLRRFLDEHPDDELAPAFREELSTAPLDYVTNQRPYLGWGVLALMRRP; translated from the coding sequence ATGGACGCACTGCGGCACCACACGATCCGCGAGCAGAGCCACCGGATCCTCGATCCCTTCACGGACGAGCAGCTGGCGACGCTCGGTCGGGCCCTGCGGCTCCCACCCGGCGCGACCCTGTTGGACCTCGCGTGCGGCAAGGGCGAGCTGCTGTGCACGTGGGCGCGGGACCACGGCACGGTCGGGACAGGCGTGGACCTGAACCCCGCGTTCGTCGCGGCGGCACGCGAGCGGGCGGCGGAGCTGGGCGTCGACGTGACGTTCGTCGAGGGTGACGCCGGCGGCTACGTGGTGACGCCGCCCGTCGACGTCGCCGCGTGCGTCGGTGCCACGTGGATCGGCGGCGGCCTCCTCGGGACCCTCGACCTGCTGGCGAGATCGCTCACCCCCGGCGGGATCGCGCTCGTCGGTGAGCCGTTCTGGCGCTGCGACCCACCCGAGGCAGCCCGGGCGATCGGCGACTTCCGCACCCTGCCCGGGCTCGTGGCCGCCGTGCAGGACGCCGGGTGGGACGTCGTCGAGATGGTGCTGGCCGACGAGGACAGCTGGGACCGGTACGTGGCCGCGCAGTGGCTGAACCTGCGCCGGTTCCTCGACGAGCACCCCGACGACGAGCTCGCGCCCGCGTTCCGCGAGGAGCTGTCCACCGCACCCCTGGACTACGTGACGAACCAGCGGCCGTACCTCGGCTGGGGCGTGCTCGCCCTGATGCGGCGCCCCTGA
- a CDS encoding SulP family inorganic anion transporter has protein sequence MTLAVPEADEADSVLGALRSPRKLRTEVLAGLVVALALIPEAISFSIIAGVDPRLGLFASFTMAVSIAFLGGRPAMISAATGAVALVIAPVMREHGIEYFIATVILAGVLQIALGLLGVAKLMRYIPRSVMVGFVNALAILIFLAQVPHLLGVPWLVYPMVAAGIAILVLLPRYTTVVPAPLVAIVLLTAVTVLTALNVPTVGDEGELPDSLPSLFVPDVPLTVETLRIIGPVALAMAMVGILESLMTAKLVDDVTDTHSNKTREAWGQGAANIITGFLGGMGGCAMIGQTMINVKASGARTRISTFLAGVFLLILVVGLGDVVALIPMAALVAVMVMVSVATFDWHSITPSTLRRMPKSETAVMLATVAVTVATHNLAYGVLVGVLVAVVLFARRVAHVTSVTRLPSADDRRVYAVTGELFFASSNDLVYQFDYAGDPKDVVIDLSAAHVWDASTVATLDAITTKYRSKGKNVTIVGLDDDSAQRHARLAGNLGGS, from the coding sequence GTGACCCTCGCTGTTCCCGAGGCCGACGAGGCCGACTCCGTCCTGGGGGCCCTGCGCTCGCCCCGCAAGCTGCGCACCGAGGTGCTCGCCGGCCTGGTGGTCGCGCTCGCGCTGATCCCGGAAGCCATCAGCTTCTCGATCATCGCGGGCGTCGACCCCCGGCTCGGGCTGTTCGCGTCGTTCACGATGGCGGTGTCGATCGCGTTCCTGGGCGGCCGCCCCGCGATGATCTCCGCAGCGACCGGGGCGGTCGCGCTGGTCATCGCCCCGGTGATGCGCGAGCACGGCATCGAGTACTTCATCGCGACGGTGATCCTCGCGGGCGTCCTGCAGATCGCGCTGGGCCTGCTCGGCGTCGCCAAGCTCATGCGGTACATCCCGCGCTCGGTGATGGTCGGGTTCGTCAACGCGCTCGCGATCCTCATCTTCCTGGCGCAGGTCCCGCACCTGCTCGGGGTGCCGTGGCTCGTCTACCCGATGGTCGCCGCCGGCATCGCGATCCTGGTGCTGCTGCCCCGGTACACCACGGTCGTGCCCGCACCCCTGGTCGCGATCGTGCTGCTCACCGCGGTGACGGTGCTGACCGCGCTGAACGTCCCCACCGTGGGGGACGAGGGCGAGCTGCCGGACAGCCTGCCGTCGCTGTTCGTCCCCGACGTCCCGCTGACCGTGGAGACGCTGCGGATCATCGGGCCGGTGGCCCTGGCGATGGCGATGGTCGGCATCCTCGAGTCCCTGATGACCGCCAAGCTCGTCGACGACGTCACCGACACCCACTCGAACAAGACGCGCGAGGCGTGGGGTCAGGGCGCCGCGAACATCATCACCGGCTTCCTCGGGGGCATGGGCGGCTGCGCGATGATCGGCCAGACGATGATCAACGTGAAGGCCTCCGGCGCCCGCACCCGGATCTCCACGTTCCTGGCCGGGGTGTTCCTGCTGATCCTGGTGGTGGGCCTCGGCGACGTCGTCGCGCTCATCCCGATGGCCGCGCTGGTCGCGGTCATGGTCATGGTCTCGGTCGCGACGTTCGACTGGCACTCGATCACCCCGTCCACCCTGCGCCGCATGCCGAAGAGCGAGACCGCGGTCATGCTCGCCACGGTGGCCGTCACCGTGGCCACCCACAACCTCGCGTACGGGGTCCTGGTGGGCGTCCTCGTCGCGGTGGTCCTGTTCGCCCGCCGGGTCGCCCACGTCACGAGCGTCACGCGGCTGCCCTCGGCCGACGACCGCCGGGTGTACGCGGTCACCGGCGAGCTGTTCTTCGCCTCGTCGAACGACCTCGTCTACCAGTTCGACTACGCCGGTGACCCGAAGGACGTCGTCATCGACCTGAGCGCCGCGCACGTCTGGGACGCGTCGACCGTGGCGACGCTCGACGCGATCACGACGAAGTACCGGTCGAAGGGCAAGAACGTCACGATCGTCGGGCTCGACGACGACAGCGCCCAGCGCCACGCCCGCCTCGCGGGGAACCTCGGCGGGAGCTGA
- a CDS encoding TetR/AcrR family transcriptional regulator, with protein MSKGDETRQAVLDQAVEIAGRLGVSGLTIGTLASASGMSKSGLYAHFRSKEALQLAVLAGAREHFVDQVIRPALAAPRGEARIRTLFERWLETSSSGAAGCLFVSAATEFDDQPGPVRDQLVRDHWDLFESLAQMYRSGAKDGAFRDDLAPEQFAHDLHGLMLAHFHAFRLLRDPAADTRTRFTFERLMQSLLRTD; from the coding sequence GTGAGCAAGGGCGACGAGACGCGGCAGGCGGTGCTCGACCAGGCGGTCGAGATCGCCGGGCGCCTGGGCGTCTCGGGTCTGACCATCGGCACGCTGGCGAGCGCGAGCGGGATGTCGAAGTCGGGCCTGTACGCGCACTTCCGCTCCAAGGAGGCGCTCCAGCTCGCCGTCCTGGCCGGTGCGCGCGAGCACTTCGTCGACCAGGTGATCCGGCCGGCGCTCGCTGCGCCTCGTGGCGAGGCCCGGATCCGGACGCTGTTCGAGCGGTGGCTGGAGACGTCGTCGTCCGGCGCCGCCGGGTGCCTCTTCGTGTCCGCCGCCACGGAGTTCGACGACCAGCCGGGACCCGTGCGCGACCAGCTGGTCCGCGACCACTGGGACCTGTTCGAGTCCCTGGCGCAGATGTACCGATCGGGGGCCAAGGACGGGGCGTTCCGTGACGACCTCGCCCCCGAGCAGTTCGCCCACGACCTGCACGGGCTGATGCTCGCGCACTTCCACGCGTTCCGGCTGTTGCGTGACCCGGCCGCCGACACCCGCACGCGGTTCACCTTCGAGCGGCTGATGCAGTCGCTCCTGCGCACCGACTGA
- a CDS encoding VOC family protein, whose product MRITVTSVFVDDQSKALDFYTGVLGFVVKNDVPLGGEDRWLTVVSPAAPDGVELLLEPSSHPAVGPFKAALVEDGIPATSFGVDDVRAEFERLTALGVRFVQEPVDLGPVVVATLDDTCGNLIQIAQTVGA is encoded by the coding sequence ATCCGGATCACCGTGACCAGCGTGTTCGTCGACGACCAGAGCAAGGCGCTCGACTTCTACACGGGCGTGCTGGGGTTCGTCGTGAAGAACGACGTCCCGCTGGGCGGCGAGGACCGCTGGCTGACCGTCGTCTCCCCGGCTGCCCCCGACGGCGTCGAGCTCCTGCTGGAGCCCAGCAGCCACCCAGCGGTCGGCCCGTTCAAGGCGGCGCTCGTCGAGGACGGGATCCCGGCCACCTCGTTCGGCGTCGACGACGTCCGGGCCGAGTTCGAACGGCTGACCGCGCTGGGCGTGCGGTTCGTGCAGGAGCCGGTGGACCTGGGGCCGGTGGTCGTCGCGACCCTCGACGACACGTGCGGCAACCTGATCCAGATCGCGCAGACGGTCGGCGCCTAG
- a CDS encoding YciI family protein, with product MADKWMVLLWGDEGFWENATPEVRDRIMDEHRAYSQACEEKGYKIVGGDELGFSKNAVTVRADGGTLTVTDGPYVELAEHLGGYYVIETDDVQGLARLTGELLLTDGGGAELRPVIVYEA from the coding sequence ATGGCGGACAAGTGGATGGTTCTGCTCTGGGGCGACGAGGGGTTCTGGGAGAACGCGACCCCCGAGGTCCGCGACCGCATCATGGACGAGCACCGGGCGTACTCGCAGGCCTGCGAGGAGAAGGGCTACAAGATCGTCGGCGGGGACGAGCTGGGCTTCTCCAAGAACGCCGTCACGGTCCGGGCCGACGGCGGGACGCTGACCGTCACGGACGGACCGTACGTCGAGCTGGCCGAGCACCTGGGCGGCTACTACGTCATCGAGACCGACGACGTGCAGGGCCTGGCCCGGCTGACCGGCGAGCTGCTGCTCACCGACGGCGGCGGTGCGGAGCTGCGTCCGGTGATCGTGTACGAGGCATGA
- a CDS encoding class I SAM-dependent methyltransferase: MDPSAVRAYYAARSEHERDRLLTAEGLLERVLTTRLLEAHLGTPGRALDLGGGTGPYSVWLAELGWDVSLADLSPELLAIAESSLPAGTVQEVVEIDARDLSRWADDTFDAVLSLGPMYHLTEASDRVRAAHELARVTRPGGLVAVALMPRYVSVRRLLSRPDERWQLADPAFLDRLLDDGVFDNAVPGRFTHAFGVRPAEVAPFFESHGFSTVTLASTHGFLTGVEAGFEALRTEHPGAYGRLLDRLVVTAADPGLLGTAGHLLWVGRRQAPGWTAS, encoded by the coding sequence ATGGACCCCTCGGCGGTGCGCGCCTACTACGCGGCCCGCAGCGAGCACGAGCGCGACCGGCTGCTCACCGCCGAGGGCCTCCTGGAGCGGGTGCTGACCACGCGCCTGCTCGAAGCGCACCTCGGAACGCCGGGGCGCGCGCTCGACCTGGGCGGTGGCACCGGCCCGTACTCCGTGTGGCTCGCCGAGCTCGGCTGGGACGTGTCCCTGGCCGACCTGTCCCCCGAGCTGCTGGCGATCGCCGAGTCGTCCCTGCCCGCCGGCACCGTCCAGGAGGTCGTGGAGATCGACGCGCGCGACCTGTCGCGCTGGGCCGACGACACGTTCGACGCCGTCCTGTCCCTCGGCCCGATGTACCACCTGACCGAGGCGTCCGACCGGGTCCGGGCAGCACACGAGCTGGCGCGCGTCACCCGCCCCGGCGGGCTCGTCGCGGTCGCGCTCATGCCCCGCTACGTCTCCGTCCGCCGCCTGCTCTCGCGGCCCGACGAGCGCTGGCAGCTGGCCGATCCGGCCTTCCTCGACCGGCTGCTCGACGACGGTGTCTTCGACAACGCGGTGCCCGGGCGGTTCACGCACGCGTTCGGCGTGCGGCCGGCGGAGGTGGCGCCCTTCTTCGAGTCGCACGGCTTCTCGACCGTGACCCTGGCCTCGACGCACGGCTTCCTCACCGGTGTCGAGGCCGGGTTCGAGGCGCTGCGGACCGAGCACCCCGGCGCGTACGGCCGGCTGCTGGACCGGCTCGTCGTGACCGCGGCGGACCCCGGCCTCCTCGGCACCGCCGGTCACCTGCTGTGGGTCGGGCGGCGTCAGGCTCCGGGGTGGACCGCGTCGTGA
- a CDS encoding GNAT family N-acetyltransferase, translated as MSTTVLPLTAEHWPEVERIYAAGIATGHATFESATPTWEAFDAGRLPDHRLVAVDEAGTVVGWAAASRVSDRCAYAGVVEHSLYVDPAVHGRGVGRTLLTALLEHARAAGVWTVQSGIFPENTASLALHAAVGFRVVGTRERLGRMTYGPLADRWRDVVLVEKRL; from the coding sequence ATGAGCACCACCGTCCTGCCGCTGACCGCGGAGCACTGGCCGGAGGTCGAGCGGATCTATGCCGCCGGCATCGCGACGGGCCACGCCACCTTCGAGTCGGCCACCCCCACCTGGGAGGCGTTCGACGCGGGCAGGCTGCCCGACCACCGGCTCGTCGCGGTCGACGAGGCCGGGACGGTCGTCGGCTGGGCCGCGGCCTCGCGGGTGTCCGACCGGTGCGCGTACGCCGGGGTCGTCGAGCACTCCCTCTACGTCGACCCCGCCGTGCACGGCCGCGGCGTCGGTCGCACGCTGCTGACGGCGCTGCTCGAGCACGCGCGCGCCGCGGGGGTATGGACCGTGCAGTCCGGGATCTTCCCCGAGAACACCGCGAGCCTCGCGCTCCACGCGGCGGTCGGGTTCCGGGTCGTCGGCACCCGCGAGCGCCTCGGCCGGATGACCTACGGGCCGCTGGCGGACCGGTGGCGGGACGTCGTGCTCGTCGAGAAGCGGCTCTGA
- a CDS encoding ArsR/SmtB family transcription factor, protein MPADVFKALADATRRAILDELQERDGQSLFELCTRLTMRHGLGSTRQAVSQHLEVLEDAGLVTVRREGRYKFHHLDTAPLRQIAERWPVPDEGESS, encoded by the coding sequence GTGCCCGCCGACGTCTTCAAGGCCCTCGCCGACGCCACTCGGCGGGCGATCCTCGACGAGCTGCAGGAGCGCGACGGGCAGTCGCTGTTCGAGCTGTGCACCCGGTTGACCATGCGGCACGGGCTGGGCTCCACCCGGCAGGCCGTCTCGCAGCACCTCGAGGTCCTCGAAGACGCCGGGCTCGTCACTGTCCGCCGTGAGGGCCGCTACAAGTTCCACCACCTCGACACCGCGCCGCTGCGGCAGATCGCCGAGCGCTGGCCGGTTCCCGACGAAGGAGAGAGCTCATGA
- a CDS encoding arsenate reductase ArsC: MTKPSVLFVCVHNAGRSQMAAGFLTALSGGAVEVRSAGSMPADRVNAVAVDAMAEVGIDIRAEQPKVLTTDAVQASDVVVTMGCGDVCPFFPGKRYEDWVLEDPAGQGIESVRPIRDEIRGRVLTLLGELGVEPVSI, encoded by the coding sequence ATGACCAAGCCCAGCGTCCTGTTCGTCTGCGTCCACAACGCCGGCCGGTCCCAGATGGCCGCCGGGTTCCTCACCGCCCTCTCGGGCGGCGCCGTCGAGGTCCGGTCCGCCGGGTCGATGCCGGCGGACAGGGTCAATGCCGTGGCCGTCGACGCCATGGCGGAGGTCGGCATCGACATCCGTGCCGAGCAGCCCAAGGTGCTCACCACCGACGCGGTGCAGGCCTCGGACGTGGTGGTGACCATGGGCTGCGGTGACGTGTGCCCGTTCTTCCCCGGCAAGCGCTACGAGGACTGGGTGCTCGAGGACCCCGCGGGTCAGGGCATCGAGTCGGTCCGGCCGATCCGCGACGAGATCCGTGGGCGGGTCCTCACGCTGCTCGGCGAGCTCGGCGTGGAGCCCGTCAGCATCTGA